One window of the Microvirga mediterraneensis genome contains the following:
- the fliR gene encoding flagellar biosynthesis protein FliR has translation MNQVTPEILLAIFLIFCRIGGCLMIAPGFSSNRIPMHVRLFIGLATSLALAPVLIEKVQAGITSQVPAAVLLYVGKELLTGLLIGLLGRVYFLALQTMLNAVALALSLGGMPGTPIDEAEPLPPITSFIMMVATAVLFMSDLHWEFFRGLIASYSRLPVGEGLGMNLSLTQLVDQIGISFVLALRISSPFILYSVIVNLAVGLTNKLTPQIPVYFLATPFIMLGGLLITYFAVSDYVLLFMEAFSTWLRDG, from the coding sequence GTGAACCAAGTCACGCCCGAGATCCTGCTGGCGATCTTCCTGATCTTCTGCCGGATCGGCGGATGCCTGATGATCGCCCCGGGCTTCTCGAGCAACCGGATCCCGATGCATGTGCGGCTCTTCATCGGCCTGGCCACCAGCCTGGCGCTGGCGCCCGTGCTCATCGAGAAGGTCCAGGCGGGCATCACGTCGCAGGTTCCGGCGGCCGTTCTCCTCTATGTCGGCAAGGAACTCCTGACGGGACTTCTGATCGGTCTCCTGGGCCGCGTCTATTTTCTTGCCCTCCAGACCATGCTGAACGCCGTGGCGTTGGCCTTAAGCCTCGGCGGCATGCCCGGAACGCCGATCGACGAGGCGGAGCCTCTTCCGCCGATCACGTCCTTCATCATGATGGTGGCGACGGCCGTTCTCTTCATGTCCGACCTGCATTGGGAGTTCTTTCGAGGGCTCATCGCCTCCTACTCGCGGCTGCCCGTGGGAGAAGGACTGGGCATGAACCTGTCCCTGACGCAGCTGGTCGACCAGATCGGCATTTCCTTCGTGCTGGCGCTCAGGATCAGCAGCCCCTTCATCCTGTATTCCGTCATCGTCAATCTGGCGGTCGGGCTCACCAACAAGCTCACGCCCCAGATCCCGGTCTATTTCCTGGCGACGCCTTTCATCATGCTCGGCGGCTTGCTGATCACCTACTTTGCCGTGAGCGACTACGTGCTCCTTTTCATGGAGGCGTTCTCGACCTGGCTGCGGGACGGGTAG
- the flhA gene encoding flagellar biosynthesis protein FlhA has product MEATEVTAQGRGRDLAFAGAVVGILAILFLPIPPMAIDMGLAFSVALSVLILMVALWIQKPLEFSAFPTVLLIATLLRLALSIASTRLILSDGHKGVDAAGHVISGFSQFVMSGDFVIGIVVFIILITVNFLVITKGATRIAEVGARFTLDAIPGKQMAIDADLSAGLIDEKEAQKRRRELEEESAFFGSMDGASKFVRGEAVASLITIAVNIFGGIVIGVTRHGMPLSKAADVFVQLSVGDGLVSQIPALVVSLAAGLLVSKGGTRGQAQQAVLGQLGAYPRALMVAAALMFVFSIVPGLPMIPFLVLGGCMSFIAYSIPKQRADEAAKAQAKLAQEQQKNLLESRESVKETLKLAEIELCLGKHLASYLATSHGDLAHRVGKMRKKFAQDYGFVLPDVKLSDSLMIPPKSYQIKIHGTVVATQEIRPGDLLVVLGDGPVPDVPGDEVREPAFGMKALWVSDVYMSEIKRQGFQAVDGASVLLTHLSEVIRNNLPQLLSYKDVRNLLDGLDSEYKRLLDDICPSQISYSGLQSVLKLLLAERVSIRNLSLILEAIAEIAPHARRAEQLVEHVRVRIAQQICGDLAEGGALNVLRLGNKWDIAFHQSLKRDAKGDVVEFDIDPRLVEQFGAEASDAIKTRMGQVQTFAVVTAPDARPYVRMIIERMFSSLPVLSHLEIARGVEVNSLGTIS; this is encoded by the coding sequence ATGGAAGCAACTGAAGTTACAGCCCAGGGGCGCGGCAGGGATCTGGCATTCGCCGGCGCCGTGGTCGGCATCCTTGCCATTCTCTTTCTCCCCATTCCGCCGATGGCGATCGACATGGGGCTTGCCTTTTCGGTTGCGCTGTCCGTCCTGATCCTGATGGTGGCGCTCTGGATCCAGAAGCCTCTCGAGTTCTCGGCCTTTCCCACGGTCCTTCTTATCGCGACTTTGTTGCGACTCGCCCTGAGCATCGCGTCGACCCGCCTCATTCTGTCCGATGGCCATAAGGGAGTCGATGCGGCCGGCCATGTGATCAGCGGCTTCTCCCAGTTCGTGATGAGCGGCGATTTCGTCATCGGCATCGTCGTCTTCATCATCCTGATCACGGTCAACTTCCTCGTCATCACCAAGGGCGCGACCCGTATCGCCGAGGTCGGCGCACGCTTCACGCTCGATGCCATTCCCGGCAAGCAGATGGCCATCGATGCGGACCTGTCCGCGGGCCTGATCGACGAGAAGGAGGCCCAGAAGAGGCGTCGCGAGCTCGAAGAGGAAAGCGCCTTCTTCGGATCCATGGACGGTGCCTCGAAATTCGTCCGCGGCGAAGCCGTCGCGAGCCTGATCACGATTGCCGTCAACATCTTCGGCGGCATCGTCATCGGCGTCACGCGTCACGGCATGCCCCTGTCCAAGGCGGCGGATGTCTTCGTCCAGCTCTCGGTCGGCGACGGGTTGGTGAGCCAGATCCCGGCTCTCGTCGTCTCGTTGGCCGCCGGCCTCCTGGTCTCGAAGGGCGGAACGAGGGGGCAGGCCCAGCAGGCCGTGCTCGGGCAGCTCGGCGCCTATCCGCGGGCCCTCATGGTGGCCGCCGCCCTGATGTTCGTCTTTTCCATCGTGCCCGGCCTGCCGATGATCCCGTTCCTGGTGCTCGGCGGCTGCATGAGCTTCATCGCCTATTCGATCCCGAAGCAAAGAGCCGACGAGGCCGCGAAGGCCCAGGCCAAGCTGGCCCAGGAACAGCAGAAGAATCTTCTGGAGTCGCGCGAATCGGTCAAGGAAACCCTGAAGCTTGCCGAGATCGAGCTGTGCCTCGGCAAGCATCTGGCATCCTACCTGGCGACCTCGCATGGGGACCTGGCGCATCGCGTCGGCAAGATGCGCAAGAAGTTCGCCCAGGATTACGGCTTCGTCCTGCCGGACGTGAAGCTCTCCGACAGCCTGATGATCCCGCCGAAGAGCTACCAGATCAAGATCCACGGAACCGTCGTGGCGACGCAGGAAATCCGCCCCGGCGATCTCCTCGTGGTGCTGGGCGACGGGCCGGTCCCCGATGTTCCCGGCGACGAGGTGCGCGAGCCGGCCTTCGGCATGAAGGCCCTGTGGGTGTCGGACGTCTACATGAGCGAGATCAAGCGGCAGGGCTTCCAGGCGGTGGATGGAGCATCGGTCCTCCTCACGCATCTGAGCGAAGTGATCCGAAACAACCTGCCTCAGCTCCTGTCCTACAAGGATGTCCGCAATCTCCTGGACGGCCTCGATTCCGAGTACAAGCGCCTGCTCGACGACATCTGCCCCTCGCAGATTTCCTATTCCGGCCTTCAATCCGTTCTGAAGCTCCTGCTGGCCGAGAGAGTGTCCATTCGCAACCTGAGCCTGATCCTCGAGGCGATCGCCGAGATCGCCCCCCATGCGCGGCGCGCCGAGCAGCTGGTGGAGCACGTGCGGGTCCGCATCGCCCAGCAGATCTGCGGCGACCTTGCGGAGGGTGGGGCCCTCAATGTGCTGAGGCTGGGGAACAAGTGGGATATCGCGTTCCATCAGAGCCTGAAGCGGGACGCGAAAGGCGACGTGGTCGAATTCGACATCGATCCCCGCCTCGTGGAACAGTTCGGCGCCGAGGCATCGGATGCCATCAAGACGCGCATGGGACAGGTCCAGACCTTTGCCGTGGTCACCGCGCCGGATGCCCGCCCCTATGTGCGCATGATCATCGAGCGCATGTTCTCGTCCCTGCCTGTCCTGTCGCATCTGGAAATCGCCCGCGGCGTCGAGGTCAACTCGCTCGGGACGATCTCGTGA
- a CDS encoding flagellar biosynthetic protein FliQ, with the protein MNEVDALELVRAAIWTVIIAAGPAVAAAMIIGIVIALVQALTQIQEVTLTFIPKIIAILVVALVTGSFVGSQIFAFTELVYGKIVTGF; encoded by the coding sequence ATGAATGAAGTCGATGCCCTGGAGCTCGTGCGGGCAGCCATCTGGACCGTCATCATTGCCGCGGGACCGGCCGTCGCCGCCGCGATGATCATCGGCATCGTCATCGCCCTGGTGCAGGCCCTGACGCAGATCCAGGAGGTCACTCTCACGTTCATCCCGAAGATCATCGCCATCCTGGTGGTGGCCCTCGTGACCGGCTCCTTCGTCGGCTCGCAGATCTTCGCCTTTACCGAACTGGTCTACGGCAAGATCGTAACGGGGTTCTAG
- the flgD gene encoding flagellar hook assembly protein FlgD: MNVSSVSSPAGAQRAATSATTSTASYDNFLKLLMAQMKNQDPTEPMKSTDYMAQLATFSQVEQTVKSNSKLDALLASSALSQADSVIGRTISTADGKITGQVTSVTIVSEGAVAKLTSGEQILLGPGVIVS, encoded by the coding sequence ATGAACGTCTCCTCCGTATCCAGCCCCGCCGGGGCGCAGCGGGCCGCGACGAGCGCAACGACCTCGACGGCGAGCTACGACAACTTCCTGAAGCTGCTCATGGCGCAGATGAAGAACCAGGATCCGACCGAGCCCATGAAGTCCACCGACTACATGGCTCAGCTCGCGACCTTCTCCCAGGTCGAGCAGACCGTGAAGAGCAATTCCAAGCTGGACGCTCTCCTGGCCTCGTCGGCCCTTTCTCAGGCCGACAGCGTCATCGGCCGCACGATCTCGACGGCCGACGGCAAGATCACCGGTCAGGTCACGTCCGTCACGATCGTCAGCGAGGGCGCCGTCGCGAAGCTGACCAGCGGGGAACAGATCCTCCTGGGCCCGGGCGTCATCGTGAGCTGA
- the flbT gene encoding flagellar biosynthesis repressor FlbT produces MKAKMRFSLKAGERIFINGAVLTVSQKVTLSLLNEARFLLESHVLQVTEATTPMRQLYFVVQSLLINPQEAGKVMGAFRKLHEALIQVAADEAVKDTLGKVGDLVEADRTFEALKLIRTLFEPVEARPSAPAEAAVQAA; encoded by the coding sequence ATGAAAGCCAAAATGCGATTCTCCCTCAAGGCCGGGGAGCGCATCTTCATCAACGGCGCCGTCCTGACGGTCAGCCAGAAGGTGACGCTGAGCCTTTTGAACGAAGCGCGCTTTCTCCTGGAGAGCCACGTTCTTCAGGTCACGGAGGCGACGACTCCGATGCGCCAGCTTTATTTCGTCGTGCAATCCCTCCTGATCAATCCTCAGGAGGCAGGTAAGGTCATGGGTGCCTTCCGCAAGCTGCACGAGGCCCTGATCCAGGTCGCCGCCGACGAGGCGGTGAAGGATACCCTGGGCAAGGTGGGCGACCTGGTCGAGGCCGACCGGACGTTCGAGGCGCTCAAGCTCATCCGAACCCTGTTCGAGCCCGTCGAGGCTCGCCCCTCCGCACCGGCGGAAGCCGCCGTCCAAGCGGCCTAA
- the flaF gene encoding flagellar biosynthesis regulator FlaF — MYRFSYAEVVEDAPRECRQREYEIFGQAIGLLKAADGLPSRSPEMTQALEFLQRLWTSLVKDLAHPDNEMPDKLKAQLISIGFWVMRETSRVACGEHNNLTALIDINAMIQEGLK; from the coding sequence ATGTATCGATTTTCGTATGCAGAAGTCGTCGAAGACGCTCCCCGGGAATGTCGGCAGCGCGAGTATGAAATCTTCGGACAAGCAATCGGGCTCCTCAAGGCAGCCGACGGCCTGCCGTCCAGATCCCCTGAGATGACCCAGGCCCTGGAGTTTCTCCAGCGGCTGTGGACGTCCCTCGTCAAGGACCTGGCGCACCCCGACAACGAGATGCCCGACAAGCTCAAGGCGCAGCTCATCTCGATAGGCTTCTGGGTGATGCGGGAGACGAGCCGTGTCGCCTGCGGCGAACACAACAATCTGACCGCGCTGATCGATATCAACGCCATGATCCAGGAGGGGCTGAAATGA
- a CDS encoding flagellar hook-associated family protein has protein sequence MRTTFVSTISLWNSSKSTLDKLQSGLTKANTELTTGRHADVGLALGHKVGESLSLRQQRAEIDTLTDSNGLAIQRLKTTTAALDSIRENATKFRDALVGLPSNPPVETVKGQAAAYMSSLVGDLNVSIGGRYVFGGINTTTAPANGYANGVPSSLKDLVASAFAAPVASGGFGFPQSDPLASGISPADMEAFLDGPFRQIFEGPDWSAFSNASDQNIQSLISPTEKVETSTNANTTPIRQIAMAYTMIFDLGIETLSPATRDMVIMKAARVLSTAVSGVTDVQASIGTAQAKADSANVRMDLQKAIFEERIGKLEAVDPAEAKVRVDQLMTQIQTSYSLTAQLKQLSLINYL, from the coding sequence ATGAGAACGACTTTCGTCTCGACTATCTCGCTTTGGAACTCATCCAAGTCGACTCTCGATAAGCTGCAGAGCGGCCTCACGAAAGCCAATACGGAGCTGACGACGGGGCGGCACGCGGATGTCGGGCTCGCTCTCGGGCACAAGGTCGGGGAGTCTCTCTCCCTGCGCCAGCAGCGGGCGGAAATCGACACGCTGACCGACAGCAACGGCTTGGCCATCCAGCGCCTCAAGACAACGACGGCAGCCCTCGACAGCATCCGCGAGAACGCGACCAAGTTCAGGGATGCCCTGGTGGGACTGCCCTCCAACCCTCCGGTCGAAACCGTCAAGGGGCAGGCGGCGGCCTATATGAGCAGTCTGGTCGGGGACCTCAACGTCTCGATCGGAGGGCGATACGTCTTCGGCGGCATCAACACGACCACGGCGCCCGCCAACGGCTATGCGAACGGTGTTCCGTCCTCGCTCAAGGACTTGGTCGCGAGCGCATTCGCCGCGCCTGTGGCGTCCGGCGGCTTCGGATTCCCGCAGAGCGATCCGCTCGCTTCCGGGATCTCCCCTGCGGACATGGAGGCCTTCCTGGACGGTCCCTTCCGCCAAATCTTCGAAGGACCGGATTGGAGCGCCTTCTCGAACGCGTCCGATCAGAACATCCAGAGCCTGATCTCGCCCACGGAAAAGGTCGAGACGTCGACGAACGCGAATACGACGCCCATTCGCCAGATCGCGATGGCCTACACGATGATCTTCGATCTCGGCATCGAGACGCTCAGCCCCGCGACGCGGGACATGGTGATCATGAAGGCCGCCCGGGTCCTTTCGACGGCCGTCAGCGGCGTCACCGACGTGCAGGCAAGCATCGGAACGGCGCAGGCCAAGGCCGACAGCGCCAACGTGAGAATGGATCTGCAGAAAGCGATTTTCGAGGAGCGCATCGGCAAGCTGGAGGCCGTCGATCCTGCCGAGGCGAAAGTCCGGGTGGATCAGCTCATGACCCAGATCCAGACGTCGTATTCGCTCACGGCCCAGCTCAAGCAACTGAGCCTGATCAACTATCTCTAG
- the flgK gene encoding flagellar hook-associated protein FlgK, which translates to MSLSVAYNTARSSLQASQSQMAVVSRNTSGATDPSYSRKIGVLTTTGGYARVTVLRASDQALLTKMLETTSASATQKALLDGLQKLSQTIGDTELDESAAARVGALNSALQQYANAPDNTTLARAFVKAATDLADTLNRATATIQSVRLEADKGMAGSVNRINDLLAKFEKANQQVMSGTALGADVSDAMDTRDSLIAQLSEEIGITVVPRAGNDIALYTDSGVPLFERTARPVTFSPTTVFGPATTGGDVFIDGIRVTGPGALMPLNSGNLVGLAQVRDDVAVTYQKQLDELARGLIQAFAESDQSGAGQPDMPGIFTFAGAAGIPTMPASTGLAGLIRVSDAVDPAKGGTFEAIRDGGINGTDYVYNPSGNANAAFSGRLYALTSGMVAERPFDPAFGFGPTASLQGFASLTGSWLETTRQSASQNVDYQTTLLSHASEALSNATDVNMDDETALMLQLEKSYAASAKLLSVIDQMLKTLLSVVG; encoded by the coding sequence ATGTCTCTGTCAGTAGCCTATAATACGGCGCGTTCCTCGTTGCAGGCGTCGCAATCGCAAATGGCGGTCGTGTCGCGCAATACATCCGGCGCGACCGACCCGAGCTATTCACGCAAGATCGGTGTCCTCACCACCACGGGCGGGTACGCCCGCGTCACCGTCCTGCGGGCCAGCGATCAGGCGCTCCTGACGAAGATGCTGGAAACCACCTCCGCTTCAGCGACCCAGAAGGCGCTGCTCGATGGGTTGCAGAAGCTCAGCCAGACGATCGGCGACACGGAACTCGACGAATCCGCCGCCGCCCGGGTTGGGGCCCTGAACAGCGCCTTGCAGCAATATGCCAACGCGCCGGACAATACGACGCTGGCACGCGCCTTCGTCAAGGCCGCCACGGACTTGGCCGATACCTTGAACCGGGCCACGGCCACGATCCAGTCCGTCCGCCTGGAAGCGGACAAAGGCATGGCCGGCTCGGTCAACCGCATCAATGATCTTCTCGCGAAGTTCGAGAAGGCCAACCAGCAGGTCATGAGCGGCACTGCCCTCGGAGCCGATGTCAGCGATGCCATGGACACGCGCGACAGCCTCATCGCGCAGCTGTCCGAGGAGATCGGGATCACGGTCGTGCCGCGAGCGGGCAACGACATCGCGCTGTACACGGACAGCGGCGTACCGTTGTTCGAGCGGACGGCCCGGCCCGTGACCTTCAGCCCCACCACGGTCTTCGGCCCCGCCACCACGGGAGGAGATGTCTTCATCGACGGGATCCGCGTGACGGGACCCGGAGCCCTCATGCCCTTGAACTCCGGCAATCTCGTCGGGCTGGCACAGGTGCGCGACGATGTCGCCGTCACCTACCAGAAGCAGCTCGACGAGCTCGCCCGGGGATTGATTCAGGCCTTCGCCGAGAGCGATCAGAGCGGGGCGGGGCAACCCGACATGCCGGGGATCTTCACCTTCGCAGGCGCCGCGGGCATCCCCACTATGCCGGCCTCTACCGGGCTGGCCGGGCTGATCCGCGTCAGCGATGCCGTCGACCCGGCGAAGGGCGGCACCTTCGAGGCGATCCGCGATGGCGGGATCAACGGTACCGACTACGTCTACAATCCGAGCGGCAACGCCAACGCGGCCTTCTCCGGGCGGCTCTACGCCCTGACGAGCGGCATGGTCGCGGAACGCCCCTTCGACCCCGCATTCGGATTCGGGCCTACCGCGTCCCTGCAGGGATTCGCATCCCTGACCGGGAGCTGGCTCGAAACCACGCGCCAGAGCGCCAGCCAGAACGTCGACTATCAGACGACGCTTCTCAGCCATGCGTCGGAAGCGCTGTCGAACGCAACCGACGTCAACATGGACGATGAGACGGCATTGATGCTGCAGTTGGAGAAATCCTATGCGGCATCGGCAAAACTGCTGTCGGTCATCGACCAGATGCTCAAGACCCTTCTCAGCGTTGTAGGCTAA